Genomic window (Streptomyces sp. NBC_00078):
ACGACGTGCAGTACTTCCCGCGCTGGCGTACCCAGCGCCACCAGTTCGGCGCGGCGGGCTACGCGCTGCTGCGCACCTCCAAGAAGCAGGAAGCCGCCTGGGAGTTCATCAAATACGCCGCACGCAAGGACACCATGACCCGGCTGTTCCGCGGCAACCAGACCACCCCGGCACGGCGCTCGATGCTGAACACCGCCCGCTACGCCCAGAGCGGCCCCGCGCACTGGCAGGTCTTCTACGACACCCTCGACCGGTTTCCCGACACCGGCCCGATCCCGGCGCCGCCGCAGGTCGCCGAGGTGACCGACGTCCTGCTCAAGTACACCGGCACCGCGCTGGCCTCGCCGCGTGCGGTGGGTCCCGCGCTGCGCCGGATGCAGGGCGACCTGGAGCAGGCCATGGAGCGTGAGGTATGACGAACACCCAGGTACAGGAAGTGAGTTCACCGCCCGTCCGGCCACCCGCCGTCACCGCCCGGTCCTCCGTCCGCGACCGTGGCACCCGGCTGCTGGCCGCGCTGTTCCTGGCGCCCACGGTCGTCGGGATCGTCGTCTTCACGGTCGTACCGATCGCCGGGTCCATCGTGCTGAGCCTGTTCCGCTGGAACGTGATCGACCCGCCCCGCTTCGCCGGCGGCGCCAACTACCGCACCACCTTCACGGATTCGACCGTCCTGGTCTCCTTCCGCAACACCCTCCTCTTCATGGTCCTCGCGGTCGCGCTGCAACTCCTGATCGCGCTGGCGCTGGCGCTCGTGGTGAACGGGCGGATGCCGGTGTGGCTGCGGTCGGTGTTCCGTTCGGCGTTCTTCTTCCCGCTCGTGCTGTCCGCCGCGTCGATCTCGGTGGTGATGAAGTACCTGTTCAACCAGGACTTCGGGGTGGTGAACTGGCTGATCGGCCTGGTCGGCGTCGCGCCCGTGCCCTGGCTGACCTCGGAGCACGCGGCGATGGCCACGGTGATCCTGGTCTACGTCTGGCAGCAGTTCGGCTTCTCGTTCCTGCTGTTCGTCGGCGGACTGAACAACATTCCCAAGGAGATCGACGAGGCCGCGGCCCTCGACGGCGCGACCGGCCTGCGCAAGCACCTGGGCATCACGCTGCCGCTGCTGTCGCCGACGCTGCTCGTCGCGTCGGTGGTCGGCATCATCAACGCCCTGCAGGTCTTCGAGCAGCCGTACGTCCTCACCGACGGCGGTCCTGGGGACGCCACCCGCACCGTGGTGATGGTGATCTACGAGAGGGCCTTCGAGCAGCTCGACTTCGGTGAGGCGTCCGCGGTGGGCGTGCTGCTCTTCGTGCTGATCATGGCGGTCACCGCCGTCCAGTTCCGGCTCAGCCGGCGTTTCGTCCACTACCAGTGAGCCGGTGAGCCGCATGAGCCAAGCAACCCCGACCCTGAGCCGCGCACGGTACTCGCTCGCCCCCTGGGCCCGGATCGCCGGACTGACCGTCTGCGCCCTGGTGACCCTCGGGCCGGTCATCTGGACCGTCGCCACCTCCCTGCGCACCCCGGCCCAGTCCTTCGACCTGCCCCCGCAGATCATCCCGGCCCACCCGACGACCGCCGCCTACCGCGGGGTCTTCCAGCAGATCGACGTATGGCTGCTCGCCCTGAACTCCACACTGGTGACGGCGCTGATCGCCCTCGGCCAGATGATCACTGCCGGCCTTGCCGGATACGCCTTCGCCCGCCTGGAGTTCCGCTTCAAGAAGCCGCTGTTCGGCCTGGTCCTGGCGACCATGATGGTGCCGTTGCAGGTCACCATCGTGCCGGTGTTCCTGGTGCTGAAGTCGATGGGCCTCACCGACACCCTCCTCGGCCTGATCATCCCGGCCTTCCCGACCGCCTTCGGCACCTTCCTGATGCGCCAGTACTTCCTCGGCATGCCGAAGGACCTCGGCGAGGCGGCCATGCTGGACGGCGCGGGGCCCTGGCGGATCTTCCGCTCGGTGTACGCGCCGCTGGCCACACCCGGCCTGGCGATCGTCGGGGTACTGGCCTTCAACTACCACTGGAACGAGTTCTTCCGCCCGCTGATCCTGGAGACCTCCAGCCAGAACTACACGCTTCCGCTGGGCCTGGTCTCCCTGCAGGGCAACCTCGGCACCGGGTCGATCTCGGTGGTCCTGGCCGGGGTCGTTCTGTCGATGCTCCCCGCCGTCGCCGTGTTCCTCGTGGGCCAGCGCCCGTTGCGCGAGGGCATCACCTCAGCAGGAGTCAACCGTTGAGCCACACACCCCGCTTCAGGATCCGTCCGCCCGCCGGCTGGATCAACGACCCCAACGGACCGTTCCGTTGGCGCGACCGCCATCACCTCTTCTACCAGTACAACCCGGGCGCCCCGGTGCACGCCGACATCCACTGGGGCCACGCCTCCAGCCGCGACCTCATCCACTGGGAGTACCACCCGATCGCGCTCACACCGACACCCGGCGGACCGGACGAGGCCGGCTGCTGGTCGGGCTGCGTCGTCGACGACGCCGGCACACCGACCGCCGTGTACACGGGAATCGACCGTGACCACGCCGGTCTCGGCACCATCTGCCTGGCGCGGGCGGCGGACCCGCAAGACGAGCGGCTGACCGAGTGGAAGCCGCAGCCGACGCCGGTGGTGGCAGGGCCGCCGCCAGGACTGGACGTGGTGATGTTCCGCGACCCGTTCGTCTTCCGCCACGCGGACCGGCGCTGGGCCCTCGTCGGGGCCGGGCACGCCGACGGCACGCCGTCGGTCCTGCTCTACGACTGCGACGACCTGACCGACTGGCGGTTCGCCGGTGTGCTGCTGGACGGCAGGGACCCGGTGGCCTCGGGTGCGTTCGGTGACAAGGCGGTGGGCTGGGAGTGCCCCCACCTGTACCGGACAGCCGGCGGCGACCACGTCCTTCTGGTGTCCCTGTGGGACGGAGATCCCTGTTCGACCGCATACCTGACCGGCCGTCTGCAGGTCGATGGCCAGGCAACGCTGAGGTTCGAGGCGCGCACCGGCGCCCGGCTCGACCAGGGGCGGGACTTCTACGCTCCCGCCGTACTCCAGGAGCAGGACCGCGCACTGCTGTGGGGCTGGTCGTGGGAGGCCCGTCCGCACGAGGAGGTGCACCGAGCCGGATGGGCAGGCGTACTCACCGCGCCACGAGTCGTCGACGTGCACCCCGACGGTTCGCTGCGCGTACGCCCAGCCCCGGAACTCGAACTCTTGCGCCCTGCTGAGCCCTTCGTCACCACTCCGGGGGGCCGGACTCCGCTTCCGGAGGCGTACGACCTGACGGTCGTCGCGCACGGACCGACCACGGTGAGCCTGCTCCGGGACGCGTCGGGGCGGGAGTTGACCGTACGGGCGGACCCCGCCAAGGGAACCGTCCTCTTCGATCGCAGCGCCTGGCCCCGGACCGGCAGGGAAGGCTCCGCCCCGATCACCGTGCATGTGCCGAAGGGGCCGGAACTCGCGCTGCGGCTCCTCGTCGACGCCTCACTCCTCGAACTCTTCGTCGCGGAACGGGCGATGGTCACCGAACGCGTCTACCAGCGCCCCGGCGACATCGCCGAGTTGACGGTCGACGGGCCGGGAGCCCAGGTCACCGGGTGGGCGCCGGACCCACGGAGGCTCGGCTGACCACCGGGCAGGCCAGACGCCGGACGGTCGGGGGCGGCGTACGGCCGGTGTCGATGGCGTCCAGGAGCAGCCGGGCCGCCGCCTCGCCCATCGCCCGGTGCGGCAGCGCGACCGAGGTGAGCGGCGGGGTGAGGAACGCCGCCATGTGCTCCTGGTCGTCATAACCGACCACCGACAGCTCGACAGGCACATCGATCCCGAGCCGGGCCGCGGCATGCAGGACACCCGCCGCGACCCGGTCGTTGTAGCACAGGACGCCCGTGGGGCGGCGGCCCGGATCGACACCGTCGAACAGGCGCAGCGCCCCTGCGTAACCCGCGGAGATCTCCCCGCCGCCGCGCACGATCCATTCCTTGGGCACGGTGACGCTCTCGGCGCGCAGCGCGTCCCGGAAGCCGCGGGTACGTTCCACCGAGGCGATGTCGCCCAGGCCGCCGATCACGGCGAGCCGGCGGTGGCCCGCGCCGAGCAGCAGCCGGGCCGCCGTACGGCCGCCGGCGCGCTCGGCGGGGACCACGGCGGGCAGGGAGTCGTCCTCGGGCAGGCAGTTGGCCAGTACGGAGTGAGTGCGGTGCAAGCCCTCGGGGACCCGCACCCGGCGCAGCGACATGGCCGCGTAGATGATGCCGTCCACCCGCCGGTCGAGCAGCTCCGCCACGGCCGCGTCCTCCTTGGCAGGGTCACCGCCGGAGTCGACGGTGAGCACGAGGTGTTCGCTGTCCCAGGCGGTCTCCATGGCGCCGCGCAGCAGCCGACCGGCGAACGGCGAGGACGCGATCTCGTCGGTGACCAGCCCGATCACGGCCGTACGGCGACGGCGCAGACCGCGGGCGACGGGGTCGGGGCGGTAGCCCAGCTGAACGGCGGCCTGCCGGATGCGTTCCTGGGTCGCGGGCGAGAGGTTGCCCTCGGCGCGGCCGTTGAACACGAAGGACACCGCAGTGTGGGACACGCCGGCGAGCCGGGCGACGTCCCTCGACGTCGGGCGCCCGGTGCCCGTGCCCCTGCTCTCCTCGGCACCACCCACGCCGTCCGCCGCCCTCGCCCAGCCCGTTCCTGTCGATCACCGTCCACCCTATCCGCGGCGGGCGCCACGGCATACGGGACGCCAGCATCGCTATCCGCTTCCGTCCGTCCGTCCGCTGATGGTCGCCACGCCATCGGCCACCCAGCAGTGCAGTACCGGGGGATCGGGTCGGTGCGGCCCCAAGGGGGCCAGCCGCCGACCTTCCAGCCGGGTGCGTTGCCCAGATGAATGGAATAGAAGTCGCGCGGATACTCCGCATAGGAGCTGTCCACGTCGACGCCGGCCGCCTGCCACCTGCTCCAGTCCTCCAGCATCCGCTGCAACCCGGGGCTCAGATCCAGGCTGTTGGGGTACTCGGTGATCGCTTCTGGCGCCAGCACGCACGGCTCCGGCACGTAACCCGGATAGTCCGCCTCGTACGGTTCCGGTGGTGTGGCGAGGATGTCGCCGACCTCCGCGGCCGAGCGCCAGAACAGTGCGGTCGACGGCTTGTAATTCGGTTCGTGCTCGTACGGGCACCAGAGGATCTGAAGCAGATCGGCCTGCCCGGGCGGCCGCAACAAGGGGATGTCACGCAGGAACAGCTGAGCCACGGGCAACATCGGGACCGGGCATTCGGCGGGCCGGGGAGGGCTGGCGCCGAGTCGTTCAGCGAGCCACTCGGCATTGCGTTCGCTGAGCGCTTGTTCCTCGGGCGTGAACGCGGGAGGCCGGTCATCAGGGCGCCACCGGGACTGCAAGCGTCTCTGGAGCCGCACTTCGGTCGGTGACCGGCGGAATCCGGTGTCCACGTGCAGGTGCGCGTCTTCGCAGTGCGGCCACGGCTTTCCTGCCGGCCACAGCAACGGCCCGCCGACCGAGCTGTCCCTGACCGAAGGCGACCCCGGACGCGGATGCAGCCGGATGGCAGGCCGCGCCAACGGAGCCAGCTCGGGAAAGACCGCGCCCACCTCGACAGGCCGCGGCGAAGTAGTACGTACGAAAACCATGCCGTTGATCCTGCCACCAGCCACCGACAGTCCCCCGCCGCCTCAACCGGCGTCAGCGCTCAGCTGGCCACAACGCCCTGGCCAGCGCGGCGTGCGGTAGCCCGAGCCGTAGATGGACGAGGGTGGTCAGGAGCCGATCGGTGAAAGCAAGCCACTGCTCGGGTCCGGCGCCGGCGGCCCGTCTGCGGGCGCCGCCACGCCGTTCGTGCAGCGCGCCGACTCGCGGGCGGCCTGCCACCGGGGCGCGAGTTCTTCGAGCAACTCGCCGAAGTGTGCCCGAGAGATTTGGCGGGCCGGACGGGCGGCCGCCTTTCGCGCGTGCCGGCCCGCACAATCTCCCGCTCGACCGCCCTACGCATGCCCATGCACCCGGTGGCACCACCGCTGCGCGTCCCGCGCGTGCTCGGCATCGACGACTTCGCCCTCCCTCCACCACCTTGTCGGTGATCGTGGAGATGGTCTGCTTGGACGCCTCGGCCCATCCACTTCGGCCAGATGTGCGGAGATCTCCTCGCGGGTGAGTCCCTTCGCGGACGGCGTCAGCACCATCTCGTCCACCCCGGTCAGCCGGTACTGCTGCTTCTCGGCGCTGCGGCTCAAAGGTGCCGGCGGTGTCGCGGGGCACCTTCACCCCGAGCGGGCCGACGTCGGTCAGCACGGTCTGGGCGTGGGTGCCGTATCGGCTGTTGCCGTTGTCTTTCCCGGCCGGATCATGCACCGTGTCCGGCGGTCGATGCTCGCGGACGGTCACTGCCGACCCCTCCTCGCCAACCCGGTACCGGGATGGGTACCAAACCGGGTACCGTGGGTGCATGCCAGCACTCAACGTGGAATTCAGCCCGGACGAGATGGCCCGGCTGCGCGAGCGGGCCACCGTCGCCGGCAAGAGCCTGAAGCAGCACGTGCACGACGTCACCGTCGAGGAGGCCGACCGGATCGCCTTCGTCGACGGCGCGATCGCCGAGGCCGAGCGGATCCTGCCCGGCGTCACCGACCGCTTCCCCGCCGGCATGCGGTGAGCCCGGTCATCCGTGTCGACGTCGGCTGGGTTCTGCAAATCCAGTCAGCGCTCGCCCCCCTCAACATCCCCATCACGGATTGGGGTGCCCTGGGTTTCATGGCCGAGCGCCACCGGTTCGAACGCGAACGCGGCACCCTCTACTACGAGCAGGTAACTGCCCGTGCGGCCACCTTCCTGCACACCGCCCTGCTGCTGCGCCCCTTCGCCGACTACAACCTGGTCATCGGCTGGGGCTGCACCCACCAGTACATGGCCGTCTCCGGCCAGCCCGTCCAGGCCAAGGACGAAGACCTCTACACGCTCGCCGGAGCCGTCCGCGCCCAGGAAGCCGGCCTGCGC
Coding sequences:
- a CDS encoding carbohydrate ABC transporter permease — encoded protein: MTNTQVQEVSSPPVRPPAVTARSSVRDRGTRLLAALFLAPTVVGIVVFTVVPIAGSIVLSLFRWNVIDPPRFAGGANYRTTFTDSTVLVSFRNTLLFMVLAVALQLLIALALALVVNGRMPVWLRSVFRSAFFFPLVLSAASISVVMKYLFNQDFGVVNWLIGLVGVAPVPWLTSEHAAMATVILVYVWQQFGFSFLLFVGGLNNIPKEIDEAAALDGATGLRKHLGITLPLLSPTLLVASVVGIINALQVFEQPYVLTDGGPGDATRTVVMVIYERAFEQLDFGEASAVGVLLFVLIMAVTAVQFRLSRRFVHYQ
- a CDS encoding carbohydrate ABC transporter permease, coding for MSQATPTLSRARYSLAPWARIAGLTVCALVTLGPVIWTVATSLRTPAQSFDLPPQIIPAHPTTAAYRGVFQQIDVWLLALNSTLVTALIALGQMITAGLAGYAFARLEFRFKKPLFGLVLATMMVPLQVTIVPVFLVLKSMGLTDTLLGLIIPAFPTAFGTFLMRQYFLGMPKDLGEAAMLDGAGPWRIFRSVYAPLATPGLAIVGVLAFNYHWNEFFRPLILETSSQNYTLPLGLVSLQGNLGTGSISVVLAGVVLSMLPAVAVFLVGQRPLREGITSAGVNR
- a CDS encoding glycoside hydrolase family 32 protein codes for the protein MSHTPRFRIRPPAGWINDPNGPFRWRDRHHLFYQYNPGAPVHADIHWGHASSRDLIHWEYHPIALTPTPGGPDEAGCWSGCVVDDAGTPTAVYTGIDRDHAGLGTICLARAADPQDERLTEWKPQPTPVVAGPPPGLDVVMFRDPFVFRHADRRWALVGAGHADGTPSVLLYDCDDLTDWRFAGVLLDGRDPVASGAFGDKAVGWECPHLYRTAGGDHVLLVSLWDGDPCSTAYLTGRLQVDGQATLRFEARTGARLDQGRDFYAPAVLQEQDRALLWGWSWEARPHEEVHRAGWAGVLTAPRVVDVHPDGSLRVRPAPELELLRPAEPFVTTPGGRTPLPEAYDLTVVAHGPTTVSLLRDASGRELTVRADPAKGTVLFDRSAWPRTGREGSAPITVHVPKGPELALRLLVDASLLELFVAERAMVTERVYQRPGDIAELTVDGPGAQVTGWAPDPRRLG
- a CDS encoding LacI family DNA-binding transcriptional regulator, with protein sequence MGGAEESRGTGTGRPTSRDVARLAGVSHTAVSFVFNGRAEGNLSPATQERIRQAAVQLGYRPDPVARGLRRRRTAVIGLVTDEIASSPFAGRLLRGAMETAWDSEHLVLTVDSGGDPAKEDAAVAELLDRRVDGIIYAAMSLRRVRVPEGLHRTHSVLANCLPEDDSLPAVVPAERAGGRTAARLLLGAGHRRLAVIGGLGDIASVERTRGFRDALRAESVTVPKEWIVRGGGEISAGYAGALRLFDGVDPGRRPTGVLCYNDRVAAGVLHAAARLGIDVPVELSVVGYDDQEHMAAFLTPPLTSVALPHRAMGEAAARLLLDAIDTGRTPPPTVRRLACPVVSRASVGPAPTR